The sequence CACCGGGATCGCCGCGGCCGCCGTGACGACCGTGCTCGCGGTGGTGGTGGCCGGGCAGGTCGCCGAGGACTCCGCCGACCGGGGCGCGGCGGCGGCGCGGGCGGCCGGTGTGGACCGGGACGGCGGCGAGGGCGCCTCCCGCTCGGACGCCCGCCCGACCCCCGAGCACGCGGCGACGCGGGCCCCCGAGGTCAAGCCCCTGTCGTATGGCGAGAAGATGGCGCAGCCCTATCCGCTCGCCGCCGACCTGAAGGCGGCCGGGACATTCGAGGCCGTTCCCGGACTGGCGAAGGCGCCCGGCAAGGGGCAGAAGTACCGCTACCGGATCGATGTCGAGAAGGGCCTCTCCCTCGACGCGGGCCTTTTCGCCGAAGCCGTCCAGAAGACGCTGAACGACGACCGGAGTTGGGCGCACAACGGTGCCATGACCTTCGAGCGGATCTCCTCCGGGAGCCCGGACTTCGTGATCACGCTCGCCAGTCCCGGGACGACCGGTGAATGGTGTGCGAAATCCGGTCTGGACACGACGATCGACAATGTCTCGTGCGATTCCGCCGCGACCGACCGCGTGATGATCAATGCCTATCGCTGGGCGCAGGGTTCCGCCACATTCGGCCCGAAGCTGCTGCTGCCCTACCGCCAGATGCTCATCAATCACGAGGTCGGCCACCGGCTCGGTTACAACCATGTGAGCTGCCGCACGCCCGGCGCGCTGGCTCCGGTGATGCAGCAGCAGACCAAATCCCTGGACATCGACGGGATCAAGTGCAAACCCAACCCTTGGGTGCACCCCGGTAGTTGACGAAGTGTGTCCGCATACCGAGACGGCCGTCTTGTTCCGCTTTGACAGCGGTCGAGGCGGTCGTTCATATTTCTCGGCATGTCACGCAGCCCCGCACCTTCCGAGATCGCCGCCCTTGAGCTGGCGCTTCTCGGCGTGACCGGGCACTGCGTAGCCGACATTCTCTGTCGCTGACGCCTGTCCGAGCGCGCAGCCGGCATTTTCCCTTTCGCGTGACCCATCCGTGAGCCCGTGACGGCTCCGGTGGCCCCCGCGACCGCCGCGCCTGGACTTCACTCCGTCCGCAGGCGCGGCATTTCTTTTCTCTTCGGCCCGGTTTCCCGGCCAGGACCTTTCTTGTGCTGTCGCCTGCGCGGATCTCCCGTTCCCCTTCCGCGTTGATTACGCAGTACATCCGAGAGGTCTTCTTCCGATGCGTCAACCGTCCGTCATATCGCGCCGTGTGGCCGCGGCCACCGTCACCCTCGTCCTCGCCGCGGGTGCCGCGGCCTGCGGTCCCGAGGACAGCAAGGGCGGCGACAGCGGCTCCGGAGCCGAGGGCAAGCCGCAGAAGGGCGGCACCCTCACCGTCCTGAACCGCAACGCCCAGCAGGACTTCGACCCCGCCCGGCTCTACACCTCCGGCGGCGGCAACATCCCCTCCCTCGTCTTCCGCACCCTCACCACCCGCAACCGCGAGGACGGCGCCGAGGGCGCGCAGGTCGTCCCCGACCTCGCCACCGACCTGGGCAAGCCCAACGAGGACGCCACGGTGTGGACGTACACCCTCAAGGAGGGGCTGAAGTACGAGGACGGCACCGCGATCACCTCGGCCGACATCAAGTACGGCATCGAGCGCTCCTTCGCCCCCGAACTCTCCGGCGGCGCCCCCTACCTGCGGGACTGGCTGATCGGCGGCGCCGACTACCAGGGCCCGTACAAGGACAAGAAGGGCCTCGACTCCATCGAGGTGCCCGACGACCGGACGATCGTGTTCCGGCTGAACAAGCCCGAGGGCGAGTTCCCCTACCTGGCGACGCAGACCCAGACCACCCCGGTGCCCAAGGCCAAGGACACCGGCACCAAGTACGAGGAGCACCCCGTCTCCTCGGGCCCGTACAAGGTCGTCACCAACGAGAACGACGGCGAGCGGCTCGTCCTGGAGCGCAACCCGCACTGGTCGGCCAGGACCGACGAGGAGCGCAAGGCCTACCCCGACCGGATCGACGTCCGCTCCGGCCTCGACGCCGCCGTCATCAACCAGCGCCTCTCCGCCTCCCAGGGCCCCGACGCCGCCGCCGTCACCACCGACACCAACCTCGGCCCGGCCGAACTCGCCAAGGTCAGCAGCGACAAGAAGCTCGCCGCCCGCGTCGGCACCGGCCACTTCGGCTACACCAACTACATCGCCTTCAACCCGAAGGTGAAGCCCTTCGACGACCCGAAGGTGCGCCAGGCGATCTCGTACGCCGTCGACCGCACCTCGGTCATCAACGCCGCGGGCGGCTCCTCGCTCGCCGAGCCCGCCACCACCTTCCTCCCCGAGCGCGACTCCTTCGGCCACACCCCCTACGACCACTTCCCGGCCGGGAAGACCGGGGACGCGGCGAAGGCGAAGGAGCTGCTGAAGGAGGCCGGGTACGACAAGGGCCTGACCGTCACCCTCACCCACTCCAACGCCAAGGACTTCGAGACCAGCCCGGAGATCGCCACCGCGCTCCAGGCCGCGCTCAAGAAGGCCGGCATCACCGTCAAGCTCCAGGGCCTGGAGGACAACGACTACTCCGACACCATCCACGACGCCAAGAAGGAGCCCGGCTTCTTCCTCGCCCACTGGGGTGCCGACTGGCCCTCCGGCGGCCCCTTCCTCGCCCCGATCTTCGACGGCCGCCAGATCGTCAAGGACGGCGCCAACTTCAACACCGGTTTCCTGAACGACCCCGAGGTCAACAAGGAGATCGACGAGATCAACAAGCTCACCGACCTGAAGGCCGCCGCCGCCCGCTGGGGCGCCCTCGACAAGAAGATCGGCGAGAAGGCGCTGACCGTGCCGCTGTTCCACCCCGTCTACAAGCGGCTCTACGGCCAGGACGCCAAGAACATCGTCATCAGCGACTGGACGGGCGTCCTGGACGTCTCCCCGGTCGCGGTCAAGTAACCGGCCGCGGTCACGTAACCATGTCCGAAGCCCTGCTGGTCAAGGAGGCGGGAGCGGCGCCGGTCGTCGCCCCCGCCTCCGGGGCCCGGCTGTTCCGGCGGAGGCTGCGCGCCCAGCGCGCGGCCTCCGCCGCGGCCCTCGTCGTCCTCCTGCTCGTCCTGGTCGCGCTCGCCGCGCCGCTGCTCACCGCACTGGCGGGCCAGGACCCCAACACCTACCACCCCGACCTCGTCGACTCGGCGGCCGGCGGCGTCCCCATCGGCCCCTTCGGCGGCATCAGCGCCGACCACTGGCTCGGCGTCGAACCGCAGACCGGGCGCGACCTGTTCGCCCGGATCGTCTACGGCGCCCGGGTCTCGCTCGGCGTCGCCCTCGTCGCCACCGTCCTCCAGATCACCCTCGGCCTGGTCATCGGCCTGGCCGCCGCGCTCGGCAGCCGCTGGGTCGACCAGTTCCTCAGCCGGATCACCGACATCAACGTGGCCCTGCCGATCATGGTCATCGCCCTGGCGCTGCTGGCGATCGTCCCCGACACCTTCCCCCGGCCCGTCCTGATCGCCCTGGTCATCGGAGGCATCAACTGGGCCGGTACGTCGAAGATCGTGCGGGCCCAGGCGCTCACCCTGAAGTCCCTCGACTTCGTCTCGGCGGCCCGGCTCAGCGGACGCGGAAAGTGGTCCATCGCCCGCCGCGAGCTGCTGCCCTCGCTCGCCGCCCCCGTGATCACGTACGCCGCCCTGGCCTTCCCCACCAACATCATCGTGGAGGCGGCCCTCTCCTTCCTCGGCGTCGGCATCAAACCGCCCACCCCGTCCTGGGGCCAGATGCTCACCGAGGCCGACACCTGGTACCAGGCGGCCCCCACGTATCTGCTGCTCCCCGCCGGGCTGCTCTTCGTCACCGTCCTCGCGCTCACCGTCCTCGGCGAGGGCGTGCGCACCGCACTCGACCCGCGCGCCGCCTCCCGGCTGCGCGTGGGCACGAAGCAGACCGAGGAGGACGCGGCGTGACCGGCTTCCTGATCCGGCGGCTGGGCGGGGCCGTCCTCGTCCTGTTCGCCCTGACCGCCATCCTGTACGGCATCTTCTACGTCGCCCCCGGCGATGTCGCCCAGATCGCCTGCGGCCCGCGCTGCTCGCCCGCCCAGGTCGCCCAGGTCACCGAGCAACTGCGGCTGAACGACCCGCTGTACGTGCAGTACGGGCACTTCCTCCAGGGCATCGTCGCCGGGCGCGACTTCTCCACCGGCACCGGCGTGGAGCACTGCTCCGCGCCCTGCCTCGGCGTCTCCTACCAGTCCGACCAGCAGGTCACCCAGCTCATCCTGGCCAAGCTCCCGGTCACCGGCTCGCTGGTCGTCGGCGCCTTCGCGGGGTGGCTGCTGCTCGGCGTGGGCACCGGCGTGCTCTCCGCCTGGCGGCGCGGCCGGCTCACCGAACGCGTCCTGACCTGGCTGACCCTCGCGGGCTCGGCCACTCCGGTCTTCGTCATCGGGCTGCTGCTCATCATCGTGTTCTGCTCCACCCTCCAGTGGCTGCCCGCCCCGAGTTACGTCCCCTTCGCGGAGGACCCCGAACAGTGGGCGTGGGGGCTGCTGCTGCCCTGGGTGTCGCTGGCGCTCATCGAATCCGCCAAATACGCCCGGCTCACCCGCAGCGCCATGCTGGAGACGCTCGCCGAGGACCATGTGCGCACCTTCCGGGCGTACGGGGTCGGGGAGCGGGCCATCATCGGCCGGCACGCGCTCCGGGGCGCGGTGGCGCCCGTCATCGCCCTCAGCGCGCTGGACTTCGGCTCCATGTTCGGCGGCGCGGTGCTCACCGAGTCCCTCTTCGGCATCCCGGGCATCGGGCGCGAGCTGGTCCACGCGGTCAAGGTCGTCGACCTGCCCGTGGTGGTCGGCATGGTGCTGGTGACCGGGTTCTTCGTCGTCCTCGCCAATGCCGTCGCGGACCTGCTGTACGCGCTGGCCGACCGACGGGTGGTCCTTTCATGACAACGCGTGAGCCACTGAAGAAGACGCGTGACCTATTGGTCGACGTTTCCGGTCTCACCGTCGACTTCGGTTCCGTCCGGGCCGTCGACGGGCTCTCCTTCACCCTGGAGGCGGGCGGCGCCCTCGGCGTGGTGGGGGAGTCCGGCTCCGGCAAGAGCGCCTCGGCCTACGCCCTGCTCGGCCTGCACCGGGGGACGGGCGCCCGGGTCGGCGGCACGGTCAAGGTCGCCGGTACGGACGTGAACGCGGCCGACGACGCGGGTCTGAGGGCGCTGCGGGGCGCGAAGGCGGCCATGGTCTTCCAGGACCCGCTCTCCTCACTCGACCCGTACTACCCGGTGGGCGACCAGATCGCCGAGGTCTACCGGGTCCACCACCGCGCCTCCCGCAAGGCCGCCCGCGCTCGGGCCGTCGAGGTGCTTGACCGGGTGGGCATCCCGGACGCGGCCCGCCGCTCCCGGCTGCGGCCGCACGAGTTCTCCGGCGGGATGCGGCAGCGGGCGCTCATCGCGATGGCCCTGGCCTGCGAGCCGCAGCTGATCGTGGCGGACGAGCCGACCACCGCACTCGACGTCACCGTGCAGGCCCAGATCCTGGACCTGCTGCACACCCTGCGCCAGGAGACGGGCATGGGGCTGCTGCTGGTCACCCACGATGTGGGCGTGGCCGCCGAGAGCGTGGACGACGTGCTCGTGATGCGCGAGGGCCGCGAGGTGGAACGCGGTCCGGTGGCCCGGGTGCTGGGGTCGCCGCGCGAGGCGTACACGAAGGAGCTGCTGGCGGCGGTGCCGAGGGTGGAGACGCGGAGGGTGGTGCCGGTGCCTGCGCAGTGTGTCGCGGAGGACGCGACCCCACTGCTCGAAGCCGTCGACCTGCGGCGCGAGTTCGGCCGGGGGAGCGGGAAGGTCGCCGCCGTGGGCGGGGTCTCGCTCACCGTGCACGCCGGGCAGACGCTCGGCATCGTCGGCGAGAGCGGCAGCGGCAAGACCACGCTGGGCCGGATGCTGGTGCGCCTGCTGGACCCGACGGCGGGCCGCCTCCGTTACGGGGGTACGGAGATCGGCTCGCTCTCCGAGAAGGAGCTGCGGCCCTTCCGGCGCGAGCTCCAGATGGTGTTCCAGGACCCCGTCGCCTCGCTCAACCCCCGCCGCTCGGTGGGGGAGTCCGTGGCCGACCCGCTGCGGGCCGCCGGGGAGCGCGACGAGGGGCGCGTACGGGACCGGGTGGGCGCACTCCTGGAGCGCGTCGGACTCGACCCGGCGCACTTCGAGCGCTACCCGCACGAGTTCAGCGGCGGACAGCGCCAGCGCATCGGGATCGCCCGCGCCCTGGCCGCCGACCCGAAGGTCATCGTCTGCGACGAACCGGTCTCCGCGCTGGACGTCACCACCCAGGCCCAGGTCGTCGCGCTGCTCGCCGAACTCCAGCGCGAGCTGGGTATCGGCCTGGTCTTCATCGCCCACGACCTCGCCGTGGTCCGGCAGGTCAGCGACCGGGTCGCGGTGATGCGCGGCGGCCTGATCGTCGAACAGGGCAGCGCCGACGAGGTGTACGGCGACCCGCGGAACCCGTACACGAAGCAGCTCCTGGCGGCTGTGCCGGCCCTCGACCCGGGGCTCGCGGCCACCCGCCGGGCGGCCCGCAAGGAGCTGGCCGCAGCCTGACCGTGCGTGACAACCGACCGCTGTATCGCGACGGAACGCGATCGGGGCGGGAAAGTTACGACGGTTCACCCCTTTCGGTGGTGCGACGGACAACCGTCCGTCGCACCACCGGCGTATCCGCTTACGGTCGTCCCGCTGCGAGTCGCCGTTCCAACGGCGGCCGCCCACAAGGGAGATCGGGGGTGTACTCGTGCGGATCGGACTGCTCACCGACGGTGGTTATCCGTATGCGACCGGTGAGTCCAGACTCTGGTGCGACCGACTGGTGCGCGGACTGCCGCAGCACGAGTTCGACCTCTTCGCACTGAGCCGCTCCGCCCACCAGGAGGACCAGGGCTGGGTCAGGCTGCCGCACCACGTCAGCCGGGTGCGCACCGCACCGCTCTGGACCCCCGAGGACGGCACCCTGCGCGGCAGCGGCGAACGCGGCCTGCTGGCCCGGCTGGTGACCGGCGGCGGCGTCTCCTACGGCCGCCGCGACCGCAAGCGCTTCGCCGCCCACCTCACCGCGCTGGCCACCGCGATCTGCGCCACCGAGGACTCCGGCACCGAACCGGCCACCGACGGCGGGCTCTTCACCGAGGGCTTCTACGGGCTCGCCGAGCTGGCCCGCGAGCGCGGCGGACTCCACCTCGCCCTGCGCTCCGAGACCACCGTACGGATCCTGGAGGCCGCCTCCCGGGCCCGTGGCACCGGCCGGACCGTGCAGAGCGCCACCGTCCTGGACCACCTCGCCACCGCCGCCGAGCTGGAGCGCGTCCTGCGCCCGCTCTCCCTCGACTGGTACGACCCCGAGAGCCTCGGCGCGGTCGACCTCTGCCACGCGGCCTCGGGCGGCGCGGCCGCCATTCCGGGGCTGCTGGCCAAACGCTTCTTCGGGGTGCCGCTCCTCGTCACCGAGCACGGCGTGCAGCTCCGCGCGCACTACCTCGCCGCGCCGGACGCCCCCTTCGGCGCTCCCGTGCGCGCCGTCCTCGCCAACTTCCACGCCCTGCTGGCCGCCGAGGTCTACCGGCAGGCCGCCCTCATCACCCCCGGCAACACCCACGTCCGCCGCTGGCAGCAGCGGTGCGGCGCCGACCCGGCCAAGCAGCGCACGGTCTACCCGGGCATGGCGGCCGAACGCTTCTCCCCGGTCGGCGAGGACGACGACGCGGGCGGCCCGGACACCCTGGTCTGGGTCGGCCGGATCGAGCCCGCCAAAGACCTGATCGCCCTGCTCCACGCCTTCGCCGAGGTCCGCCGCGCCGAACCGGACGCCCGGCTGCGGATCTTCGGCGCCCCGGCCGAGGGCGACGAGGCCACCGCGTACCTCGCGCACTGCCGGGCGCTGGCCGCCCAGCTCTTCCCGGACGAGGCCACCGGCGCCCACGCCGAGGGCGTCAGCCCGGTCACCTTCGAGGAGATCGGCGGCCCCGAGGTCCCCGACCTCGCCGAGGCGTACGCGGCGGGCGGTGTGGTCGTGCTCTCCAGCGTGGTCGAGGGCTTCCCGATCAGCCTCGTCGAGTCGATGTTCTGCGGCCGGGCCACCGTCTCCACGGATGTCGGAGCGGTCGTCGAAGTCATCGGCGGCACCGGCCTGGTGGTGCCCCCGCGCAACCCCCGGGCGCTCGCGGACGCCTGTATCGCGCTGCTGCGCGACCCCGAGCGCCGGGCGCGACTGGGAGCGGCGGCCCGCGCCCGCGCGCTCGAACTCTTCACCGTCGAACAGAACCTCGCGGCATTTCGCGGCATTTACCTGGAGCTGATCTCGCACGCCCCGGTGCGCCGGGAGGCCGACGCCATGGACGCCGACGGCGAGCCGCTGCTCTTCGCCACCCCGGCGGAGGCCCGGCTCCTCGGCCACTGGACCCAGCCGCAGCCCCCGGCGACCGGAGCCCGGGTGCCGGGCCGGGCCGACGGGGCGCAGCCGGAGGAGGCGCGCGCCGGGGAGCCGGTGGCGGCCGGGGTGCCGGGCCGCTCGCCCCGGCCCGGTCCGGAGCACCCCGCGCGACCGGAGGAGGCGGCCGCCCGGCAGCCCGGGCCGGCGCCCGAGCCCGCCTGCGTCTGCGCGGCCACCGGCGGACGGGGGGACGGCGATGCGTGATCAGCCGATCCGGCCCGATCGCGGGGACGAGCGCCCGATGCCCCGCCCGCAAGCGGCAGCTGTGCCCGCCGAGACCGCCGAGCCGGTGACCGCTCGCCCGGAAGCTCCCGAGCCTGCCGATGCCCCTGCGGTGCCGCCCGGCGAGCTTGTCGCCGGGGCCGTGGTGGCCGGGCCCGCCGGGTCCGGATCTGCCGTGTCCGCCGAGCCTGGAGCCGCCGCTCCGGGAGCCACCGTGCCTGCCGCTCCCGGAGCCGCCACCCCCCGAGCCACCGCCCCCGACCGCCCCGCCGAGATCCCGCCGCGCACCGCGCACCGC is a genomic window of Streptomyces sp. SID8374 containing:
- a CDS encoding DUF3152 domain-containing protein, coding for MGRHSRKGAEAIRPDAAAADPAGRPALPRPSGGRRRRQGPVPDGHTPFEDAPQVRGGHPEQREPGGGWGTGPQPRHEAPGGRQQPYAAGQPYHGSAPGTPPHAQPYGAPARPDQDAAREQAVARQVSAQRAAQRAAQRAADGRTARQPAADPAAMPGPRREFVDAFDADVPAPADTSDARSGAGAAGTPVEPEEAPDGEPAERREPKGGKGRTFTGIAAAAVTTVLAVVVAGQVAEDSADRGAAAARAAGVDRDGGEGASRSDARPTPEHAATRAPEVKPLSYGEKMAQPYPLAADLKAAGTFEAVPGLAKAPGKGQKYRYRIDVEKGLSLDAGLFAEAVQKTLNDDRSWAHNGAMTFERISSGSPDFVITLASPGTTGEWCAKSGLDTTIDNVSCDSAATDRVMINAYRWAQGSATFGPKLLLPYRQMLINHEVGHRLGYNHVSCRTPGALAPVMQQQTKSLDIDGIKCKPNPWVHPGS
- a CDS encoding ABC transporter permease gives rise to the protein MTGFLIRRLGGAVLVLFALTAILYGIFYVAPGDVAQIACGPRCSPAQVAQVTEQLRLNDPLYVQYGHFLQGIVAGRDFSTGTGVEHCSAPCLGVSYQSDQQVTQLILAKLPVTGSLVVGAFAGWLLLGVGTGVLSAWRRGRLTERVLTWLTLAGSATPVFVIGLLLIIVFCSTLQWLPAPSYVPFAEDPEQWAWGLLLPWVSLALIESAKYARLTRSAMLETLAEDHVRTFRAYGVGERAIIGRHALRGAVAPVIALSALDFGSMFGGAVLTESLFGIPGIGRELVHAVKVVDLPVVVGMVLVTGFFVVLANAVADLLYALADRRVVLS
- a CDS encoding ABC transporter ATP-binding protein, producing MTTREPLKKTRDLLVDVSGLTVDFGSVRAVDGLSFTLEAGGALGVVGESGSGKSASAYALLGLHRGTGARVGGTVKVAGTDVNAADDAGLRALRGAKAAMVFQDPLSSLDPYYPVGDQIAEVYRVHHRASRKAARARAVEVLDRVGIPDAARRSRLRPHEFSGGMRQRALIAMALACEPQLIVADEPTTALDVTVQAQILDLLHTLRQETGMGLLLVTHDVGVAAESVDDVLVMREGREVERGPVARVLGSPREAYTKELLAAVPRVETRRVVPVPAQCVAEDATPLLEAVDLRREFGRGSGKVAAVGGVSLTVHAGQTLGIVGESGSGKTTLGRMLVRLLDPTAGRLRYGGTEIGSLSEKELRPFRRELQMVFQDPVASLNPRRSVGESVADPLRAAGERDEGRVRDRVGALLERVGLDPAHFERYPHEFSGGQRQRIGIARALAADPKVIVCDEPVSALDVTTQAQVVALLAELQRELGIGLVFIAHDLAVVRQVSDRVAVMRGGLIVEQGSADEVYGDPRNPYTKQLLAAVPALDPGLAATRRAARKELAAA
- a CDS encoding ABC transporter permease gives rise to the protein MSEALLVKEAGAAPVVAPASGARLFRRRLRAQRAASAAALVVLLLVLVALAAPLLTALAGQDPNTYHPDLVDSAAGGVPIGPFGGISADHWLGVEPQTGRDLFARIVYGARVSLGVALVATVLQITLGLVIGLAAALGSRWVDQFLSRITDINVALPIMVIALALLAIVPDTFPRPVLIALVIGGINWAGTSKIVRAQALTLKSLDFVSAARLSGRGKWSIARRELLPSLAAPVITYAALAFPTNIIVEAALSFLGVGIKPPTPSWGQMLTEADTWYQAAPTYLLLPAGLLFVTVLALTVLGEGVRTALDPRAASRLRVGTKQTEEDAA
- a CDS encoding ABC transporter substrate-binding protein; translated protein: MRQPSVISRRVAAATVTLVLAAGAAACGPEDSKGGDSGSGAEGKPQKGGTLTVLNRNAQQDFDPARLYTSGGGNIPSLVFRTLTTRNREDGAEGAQVVPDLATDLGKPNEDATVWTYTLKEGLKYEDGTAITSADIKYGIERSFAPELSGGAPYLRDWLIGGADYQGPYKDKKGLDSIEVPDDRTIVFRLNKPEGEFPYLATQTQTTPVPKAKDTGTKYEEHPVSSGPYKVVTNENDGERLVLERNPHWSARTDEERKAYPDRIDVRSGLDAAVINQRLSASQGPDAAAVTTDTNLGPAELAKVSSDKKLAARVGTGHFGYTNYIAFNPKVKPFDDPKVRQAISYAVDRTSVINAAGGSSLAEPATTFLPERDSFGHTPYDHFPAGKTGDAAKAKELLKEAGYDKGLTVTLTHSNAKDFETSPEIATALQAALKKAGITVKLQGLEDNDYSDTIHDAKKEPGFFLAHWGADWPSGGPFLAPIFDGRQIVKDGANFNTGFLNDPEVNKEIDEINKLTDLKAAAARWGALDKKIGEKALTVPLFHPVYKRLYGQDAKNIVISDWTGVLDVSPVAVK
- a CDS encoding DUF3492 domain-containing protein translates to MRIGLLTDGGYPYATGESRLWCDRLVRGLPQHEFDLFALSRSAHQEDQGWVRLPHHVSRVRTAPLWTPEDGTLRGSGERGLLARLVTGGGVSYGRRDRKRFAAHLTALATAICATEDSGTEPATDGGLFTEGFYGLAELARERGGLHLALRSETTVRILEAASRARGTGRTVQSATVLDHLATAAELERVLRPLSLDWYDPESLGAVDLCHAASGGAAAIPGLLAKRFFGVPLLVTEHGVQLRAHYLAAPDAPFGAPVRAVLANFHALLAAEVYRQAALITPGNTHVRRWQQRCGADPAKQRTVYPGMAAERFSPVGEDDDAGGPDTLVWVGRIEPAKDLIALLHAFAEVRRAEPDARLRIFGAPAEGDEATAYLAHCRALAAQLFPDEATGAHAEGVSPVTFEEIGGPEVPDLAEAYAAGGVVVLSSVVEGFPISLVESMFCGRATVSTDVGAVVEVIGGTGLVVPPRNPRALADACIALLRDPERRARLGAAARARALELFTVEQNLAAFRGIYLELISHAPVRREADAMDADGEPLLFATPAEARLLGHWTQPQPPATGARVPGRADGAQPEEARAGEPVAAGVPGRSPRPGPEHPARPEEAAARQPGPAPEPACVCAATGGRGDGDA
- a CDS encoding Ms4533A family Cys-rich leader peptide is translated as MSRSPAPSEIAALELALLGVTGHCVADILCR